In one Vulgatibacter incomptus genomic region, the following are encoded:
- a CDS encoding sensor histidine kinase, translated as MDEISEDIEAGSEESERLLLERAEAGERSRTREELLGIASHDLRSPLANIRSYAGMILMGRGAPLDPRVKRAAQVIAKNADRGLRQIDDLVDLLRAESGHLELDRDEAPLDELLRVAFEEARQPAQEREVSLEWAAPGDLPTVNVDGDKLRRAVRALLDAAVRRAPQGSTVRLTADARKDEIQIAVDDEGDRPDRDEVQAAFDWETQAVASHKLAAGVSLALAKEVAKAHGGRAGVIPGASVGSTWFLVVPKD; from the coding sequence TTGGACGAGATCTCGGAAGACATCGAAGCGGGCTCCGAGGAGAGCGAGCGCCTGCTCCTCGAACGGGCGGAAGCCGGCGAGAGGAGCCGGACGCGCGAGGAGCTCCTCGGGATCGCCAGCCACGACCTCCGCTCGCCTCTGGCGAACATCCGCTCCTACGCGGGGATGATCCTCATGGGCCGCGGCGCGCCGCTGGATCCGAGGGTCAAGCGCGCGGCCCAGGTCATCGCGAAGAACGCGGATCGCGGGCTCCGCCAGATCGACGACCTCGTGGACCTGCTCCGGGCGGAGAGCGGCCACCTCGAGCTGGACCGGGACGAGGCACCGCTGGACGAGCTGCTGCGGGTCGCCTTCGAAGAGGCCCGTCAGCCGGCACAGGAGCGCGAGGTCTCCCTGGAGTGGGCGGCACCAGGCGATCTTCCCACAGTAAACGTGGACGGAGACAAGCTGAGGCGCGCCGTGCGGGCGCTCCTGGACGCGGCGGTGCGCCGAGCTCCACAGGGATCGACGGTCCGGCTCACGGCGGACGCGAGAAAGGATGAGATCCAGATCGCCGTGGACGACGAAGGAGATCGCCCCGACCGCGACGAGGTCCAGGCGGCCTTCGATTGGGAGACGCAGGCGGTCGCGTCCCACAAGCTCGCGGCAGGCGTCTCCCTCGCGCTGGCCAAGGAGGTCGCCAAGGCCCATGGCGGTCGCGCGGGCGTGATCCCCGGCGCCTCGGTCGGGAGCACCTGGTTCCTCGTCGTGCCCAAAGACTGA
- a CDS encoding GNAT family N-acetyltransferase, whose amino-acid sequence MTLAIATDAQKKQRDRLTHAAWGQRLSLAEFRSREEQLRDHPWAREAMTTWFSIDEHGEPLASCETFRMRSVRQVDGGHIEGSTYAIASVYTEEALRGRGHARAMIEEVCTALQAKDPQAQSAILFSEVGASLYRRAGFRERPWRERLFAAEKGELPNGVALLGEAELAQALDALPLPDEPFVVWPTALQLDWHLERERAYARLMDRQRPKAVGATCGDATLLWAGDLKNGRLSVLVGCSPDPDDSKRLIRAAAAVAWNAGLNAVHVWEMPSIHLAGGEGFALDADDLPMVRPFTPDLAAQDWKSIPRALWV is encoded by the coding sequence ATGACGCTCGCAATCGCCACCGACGCGCAGAAGAAGCAGAGGGATCGGCTGACCCACGCGGCGTGGGGCCAGCGCCTCTCGCTCGCCGAGTTCCGCTCGCGGGAGGAGCAGCTCCGCGACCACCCGTGGGCCCGGGAGGCGATGACGACCTGGTTTTCCATCGACGAGCACGGCGAGCCTCTGGCCTCGTGCGAGACCTTCCGCATGCGGAGCGTCCGGCAGGTGGACGGCGGGCACATCGAAGGCTCCACCTACGCCATCGCCAGCGTCTACACCGAAGAGGCGCTCCGGGGGAGGGGCCACGCCCGGGCGATGATCGAGGAGGTCTGCACGGCGCTCCAGGCGAAGGATCCGCAGGCGCAGTCCGCCATCCTCTTCTCGGAGGTCGGGGCCTCGCTCTACCGGCGCGCCGGCTTCCGGGAGCGCCCCTGGCGCGAGAGGCTCTTCGCCGCCGAGAAGGGGGAGCTGCCGAACGGGGTCGCGCTCCTCGGCGAGGCCGAGCTCGCTCAGGCCCTGGACGCCCTGCCCCTTCCCGACGAGCCCTTCGTGGTCTGGCCGACCGCCCTGCAGCTCGACTGGCACCTCGAGCGGGAGCGGGCCTACGCCCGCCTGATGGACCGCCAGCGCCCGAAGGCGGTCGGCGCGACCTGCGGCGACGCCACGCTCCTCTGGGCGGGTGATCTGAAGAATGGGCGCCTCTCGGTCCTGGTCGGGTGCTCGCCCGATCCGGACGACTCGAAGCGCTTGATCCGGGCAGCAGCCGCCGTCGCCTGGAACGCGGGGCTCAACGCCGTTCACGTTTGGGAGATGCCCTCGATCCACCTCGCCGGTGGGGAAGGCTTCGCGCTGGACGCCGACGACCTGCCGATGGTCCGGCCCTTCACGCCGGACCTCGCCGCGCAGGACTGGAAGAGCATCCCGCGCGCACTCTGGGTGTAG
- a CDS encoding carboxypeptidase regulatory-like domain-containing protein, translated as MHRFLVAATGCLALVLGACGGSKNEGGGGGGSGGTDDPTCEIDLASYTVREGEGTASIRQIKGGADLVEGAASRGRVGDWLLENGKIRAVVQGVHKGFGADALGGKLVDVDIARPSGEGKDVLGAVSPLFNFGRTLAPKDEKSFTVVADGKDGKAVVLKVEGADALHPGVDLVRSVNGSFTGSAKLMVDPKAELGEDVTVTQYYILAPGAHRIRSVTAFCNAGEVTKVIPVGDLVEPGTIEDRFSPSGWGAAAERDDVPWIAFQGDDSAYALVPGDGKGPNLLVSTDGFIASVQGSNSLQPYTKPLDPQKAPKGAVVVPPEKSAIYERSIVVGTSISDVTEGIFAMRREQTGRVTGKVTGGYEGAGARVAVVDEGQIVTVFTADAEGRFDAIVPVGTYTLSASLPGLVSPAVEATISSENDANVTLELPAAGRFWVKMRAYDPRNVEAAPSIPGRVVVRCKNGPCPSREGEWLFRDMETVRYPADTVAYVGYTVGPPMVVDLPVGSYDYILSGGPEYESYPMSFASDGKGMPITVTAGQLTPPPPPPELGVPAQPAMGIVARIVNTKGWISTDLRARSNDSRGTQVSRLSRVQGLVGDGIELAISADTDRVTDLGPTAELLEANRWVRTVTGSEMAPTGLGRMTVFPLNADSTLPGNGAIAWTGADGLLLSPNALFESALGRDAKVILINNARGPGGLFTNLKLDTDTLATHADPGTLGMMQVDGASSDDTGLFSKNFHALEVMGSSDPAMFKTMMNDWLTFLSQGLVVTGTASSGANGRVNPSPGTPRTWVYVGDGKDTADKVEMDTFYQSLKAGRVVAGNGPFITVKASSGGNTVGPGEVLASNGALVRLDVTVQSPMWMKYNRIEVYSHKAGREAAGGMPNESWPIDSVATQADGSGARFEVDMTTTDGNEFEDFVDSEGLITQRQKKMINKSFTFQPEADTYYVVVVRTVTDTRDGLRVMEPVPADLAPLFFDGEKGVRPMAFANPVYIDVDGGGYNNFPAGR; from the coding sequence ATGCATCGTTTTCTGGTGGCCGCAACCGGCTGCCTGGCACTCGTGCTCGGCGCCTGCGGTGGTAGCAAAAATGAGGGTGGTGGTGGTGGTGGGAGCGGGGGGACCGATGACCCGACTTGCGAGATCGATCTCGCCTCCTACACGGTCCGTGAAGGGGAAGGCACCGCCTCGATCCGTCAGATCAAGGGCGGCGCGGACCTGGTCGAGGGCGCGGCGAGCCGCGGCAGGGTCGGCGACTGGCTCCTCGAGAACGGGAAGATCCGGGCTGTCGTCCAGGGCGTGCACAAGGGGTTCGGAGCCGACGCCCTCGGCGGCAAGCTCGTCGACGTCGACATCGCGCGTCCGTCCGGCGAGGGCAAGGACGTGCTCGGCGCGGTCTCGCCCCTCTTCAACTTCGGCCGGACGCTCGCGCCCAAGGACGAGAAGTCCTTCACCGTCGTCGCCGACGGCAAGGACGGCAAGGCGGTGGTCCTCAAGGTGGAGGGCGCCGACGCCCTGCATCCCGGCGTCGATCTCGTCCGCTCGGTGAACGGCTCGTTCACCGGGAGCGCCAAGCTCATGGTCGATCCGAAGGCCGAGCTCGGCGAAGACGTGACGGTGACGCAGTACTACATCCTCGCACCGGGCGCGCACCGGATCCGGAGCGTCACGGCGTTCTGCAACGCCGGCGAGGTCACCAAGGTGATCCCGGTCGGCGACCTCGTCGAGCCCGGCACGATCGAGGACCGCTTCAGCCCCAGCGGCTGGGGCGCTGCCGCTGAGCGGGACGATGTCCCCTGGATCGCGTTCCAGGGCGACGACTCCGCCTACGCGCTGGTGCCTGGCGACGGCAAGGGCCCGAACCTGCTCGTCTCGACCGACGGCTTCATCGCGTCGGTGCAGGGTTCGAACTCCCTGCAGCCGTACACCAAGCCGCTCGATCCGCAGAAGGCGCCCAAGGGCGCGGTGGTCGTTCCCCCGGAGAAGAGCGCCATCTACGAGCGCTCGATCGTGGTGGGGACCTCGATCTCGGACGTCACCGAAGGGATCTTCGCGATGCGTCGCGAGCAGACCGGCCGCGTCACGGGCAAGGTGACCGGCGGCTACGAGGGCGCCGGCGCGCGCGTGGCCGTGGTCGACGAGGGCCAGATCGTCACGGTCTTCACCGCTGACGCCGAGGGCCGCTTCGACGCCATCGTCCCCGTGGGAACCTACACCCTCTCTGCGAGCCTTCCGGGCCTGGTCTCGCCCGCTGTGGAAGCGACCATCTCGTCCGAAAACGACGCGAACGTGACCCTCGAGCTCCCTGCGGCCGGCCGGTTCTGGGTGAAGATGCGTGCCTACGATCCCCGCAACGTGGAAGCCGCGCCCTCCATCCCCGGCCGCGTCGTGGTCCGCTGCAAGAACGGACCCTGCCCCTCGCGAGAGGGCGAGTGGCTCTTCCGCGACATGGAGACCGTGAGGTACCCCGCCGACACCGTGGCCTACGTGGGCTACACCGTCGGCCCGCCGATGGTGGTGGATCTCCCGGTCGGCAGCTACGACTACATCCTCTCCGGCGGCCCCGAGTACGAGTCCTATCCGATGTCGTTCGCGTCCGACGGAAAGGGCATGCCGATCACGGTCACGGCGGGCCAGCTCACGCCTCCGCCTCCGCCCCCCGAACTGGGCGTGCCCGCGCAGCCCGCGATGGGCATCGTGGCCCGGATCGTCAACACCAAGGGATGGATCAGCACGGACCTCCGGGCCCGGAGCAACGACTCTCGCGGCACGCAGGTCTCCCGGCTCTCCCGCGTCCAGGGCCTCGTCGGCGACGGCATCGAGCTGGCCATCTCGGCGGACACCGACCGGGTGACGGATCTCGGCCCCACCGCCGAGCTCCTCGAAGCGAACCGCTGGGTCCGTACGGTAACCGGCTCGGAGATGGCGCCCACGGGCCTCGGCCGCATGACCGTATTCCCGCTCAACGCCGATTCCACCCTCCCGGGCAACGGCGCGATCGCCTGGACCGGTGCCGACGGTCTGCTCCTCTCCCCGAACGCGCTCTTCGAGTCCGCTCTCGGACGCGACGCCAAGGTGATCCTGATCAACAACGCCCGTGGTCCCGGTGGCCTCTTCACCAACCTGAAGCTCGACACCGATACGCTCGCCACCCACGCGGATCCCGGGACCCTCGGGATGATGCAAGTCGACGGCGCCAGCTCCGACGACACCGGTCTCTTCTCGAAGAACTTCCACGCCCTCGAGGTCATGGGAAGCTCCGATCCGGCCATGTTCAAGACGATGATGAACGACTGGCTCACCTTCCTCTCGCAGGGCCTCGTCGTCACCGGCACCGCCTCGTCCGGCGCCAACGGCAGGGTGAACCCGTCGCCCGGAACGCCCAGGACCTGGGTCTACGTCGGCGATGGCAAGGACACGGCCGACAAGGTGGAGATGGACACCTTCTACCAGTCGCTCAAGGCGGGCCGCGTCGTTGCGGGTAACGGTCCGTTCATCACGGTCAAGGCCTCCAGCGGCGGGAACACCGTGGGCCCCGGCGAGGTCCTCGCCTCCAACGGCGCCCTGGTCAGGCTCGACGTCACGGTGCAGAGCCCGATGTGGATGAAGTACAACCGCATCGAGGTCTACTCCCACAAGGCGGGGCGTGAGGCCGCCGGCGGCATGCCGAACGAGTCCTGGCCGATCGACTCCGTGGCCACCCAGGCGGACGGCTCGGGCGCCCGCTTCGAGGTCGACATGACCACGACCGACGGCAACGAGTTCGAGGACTTCGTCGACAGCGAGGGTCTCATCACCCAGCGCCAGAAGAAGATGATCAACAAGAGCTTCACCTTCCAGCCCGAGGCGGACACCTACTACGTGGTGGTCGTCCGGACTGTGACGGATACCAGGGACGGCCTCAGGGTGATGGAGCCGGTTCCGGCGGACCTCGCGCCGCTCTTCTTCGACGGCGAGAAGGGCGTGCGGCCGATGGCCTTCGCCAACCCGGTCTACATCGACGTGGACGGCGGCGGTTACAACAACTTCCCGGCCGGTCGTTGA
- a CDS encoding SCP2 sterol-binding domain-containing protein, protein MAQPTVREILEETIPGRLHAEPSLSREIGARVLFRITGSGGGEWTLDCTGPEGQVVPGAVGKPAMTVTCGDADFVGIATGRLNPNMAAMSGKLKLAPMDMALGLKLARLLG, encoded by the coding sequence ATGGCGCAGCCGACCGTGAGAGAGATCCTCGAGGAGACCATCCCGGGCCGCCTGCACGCCGAGCCCTCCCTTTCGAGGGAGATCGGCGCCCGCGTGCTCTTCCGAATCACGGGAAGTGGGGGAGGGGAGTGGACCCTCGACTGCACGGGGCCCGAGGGGCAGGTGGTTCCCGGGGCGGTTGGCAAGCCCGCCATGACCGTCACGTGCGGTGACGCCGACTTCGTGGGCATCGCCACCGGTCGGCTGAACCCCAACATGGCCGCGATGTCCGGAAAGCTGAAGCTCGCCCCTATGGACATGGCCCTGGGCCTCAAGCTGGCGAGGCTCCTCGGCTAA